Proteins co-encoded in one Chitinophagales bacterium genomic window:
- a CDS encoding glycosyltransferase, translated as MEIEHNPPLNNLGIVVVIPCYNENQLIRSLQSLSNCNAPKCTVEVIVIINGSMNSPLEIQLQNLRTYEDAQKWANHQSHSWLQFLIRHYPQLSPKHAGVGLARKIGMDEAAQRLESVSNPKGIIACFDGDSQCNKNYFEALETHFLQYPKTQACSIHFEHPIAGTEFSEEVYQAIVQYELHLRYYIEAQKWAGFPYAYQTIGSSMAVRSNAYRQQGGMNRRKAGEDFYFLHKFTPLGHFSELNTTCVIPSPRISDRVPFGTGKAIADILQQSNSSPIYQTYHFQSFVDLKFFFLQLTKYYEVDSSQFSSLMKELPKSIFNFALQINFNKKLNEIRNNTSNYCTFHTRFFKWFNAFMVMKYVHFARDYYHPNIAVEVAAKHLLKELITCIEVKDSKDMLLAFREIALRK; from the coding sequence ATGGAAATTGAACACAACCCCCCTCTCAATAACTTAGGAATAGTTGTGGTGATTCCTTGTTACAATGAGAATCAGTTGATTCGCAGCCTTCAATCCTTGTCTAACTGCAATGCTCCAAAATGTACTGTTGAAGTCATTGTAATCATCAATGGTTCAATGAACTCTCCTCTTGAGATTCAACTCCAAAATTTGCGAACTTATGAGGATGCTCAAAAATGGGCAAATCATCAAAGTCATTCATGGCTGCAATTTTTAATTCGACATTACCCACAATTATCTCCTAAACATGCAGGCGTTGGTTTGGCACGCAAAATCGGTATGGATGAAGCTGCACAACGTCTTGAAAGTGTAAGTAATCCCAAAGGCATCATTGCTTGTTTCGATGGAGATAGTCAATGTAATAAAAATTATTTTGAAGCATTGGAGACTCATTTCCTGCAATATCCCAAAACACAGGCTTGTAGCATCCATTTTGAACATCCGATTGCTGGAACTGAATTTTCTGAGGAGGTTTATCAAGCTATTGTCCAATATGAATTACACCTAAGGTACTACATTGAAGCCCAAAAATGGGCGGGGTTTCCGTATGCTTACCAAACTATTGGATCGAGTATGGCTGTGCGTTCAAATGCTTATCGACAACAAGGCGGGATGAATCGCCGAAAAGCTGGGGAAGATTTTTACTTTCTTCACAAATTCACTCCATTGGGTCATTTTTCGGAATTGAATACAACTTGTGTCATTCCCTCGCCTCGTATTTCTGATCGTGTGCCTTTCGGAACAGGCAAGGCTATTGCAGACATATTACAACAATCCAACTCCTCTCCTATTTACCAAACCTATCATTTTCAATCTTTTGTAGATTTAAAATTCTTTTTCCTTCAATTAACAAAATACTATGAAGTCGACTCATCTCAATTTTCGAGCCTCATGAAAGAATTACCAAAGTCAATATTTAACTTTGCATTACAAATTAATTTCAACAAAAAACTTAATGAAATTCGCAACAATACCAGCAACTACTGTACCTTTCACACACGTTTTTTCAAATGGTTCAATGCTTTTATGGTTATGAAATATGTCCATTTTGCGAGGGATTATTATCATCCAAACATTGCCGTTGAAGTGGCTGCAAAGCATTTATTGAAAGAACTAATTACTTGCATTGAAGTAAAAGATAGTAAAGATATGTTGTTGGCTTTCAGAGAAATTGCACTAAGAAAATGA
- a CDS encoding tRNA-(ms[2]io[6]A)-hydroxylase codes for MKLNLDLACQSKPEWIEAVMNDFSSFLQDHADCERKASSMAMSFVAKYPDRVEIIPELIATAVEELEHFQQVYELMEKRGIQLAHQIKGDSYVQELVKFCRHGKDDRLMDRLLLASVVETRGAERFKMVSDAQDDPEMHRFYKILWASEAKHGHIFVKMALNYYDKDVVYKRLEEFVEKEAQVINGLEIRAALH; via the coding sequence ATGAAATTAAATCTTGATTTAGCTTGTCAAAGTAAACCAGAATGGATTGAAGCAGTGATGAATGACTTTAGTAGTTTTTTGCAAGATCATGCCGATTGTGAGCGCAAAGCATCTTCAATGGCCATGAGTTTTGTAGCAAAATATCCAGACCGAGTGGAGATTATTCCTGAACTTATAGCGACAGCGGTGGAAGAATTGGAGCATTTTCAACAGGTATATGAATTGATGGAGAAGCGAGGCATACAATTAGCCCATCAAATCAAAGGTGATTCGTATGTGCAGGAATTGGTGAAGTTTTGCAGACATGGAAAAGATGACCGATTGATGGATAGATTGTTATTGGCCTCAGTAGTGGAAACTCGTGGTGCAGAACGTTTCAAAATGGTTTCGGATGCACAAGATGACCCTGAAATGCACCGCTTTTACAAAATATTGTGGGCTTCGGAAGCAAAGCATGGACATATTTTTGTGAAAATGGCCTTGAATTATTATGACAAAGATGTTGTTTACAAACGTTTAGAGGAGTTTGTAGAGAAGGAAGCGCAGGTAATCAATGGTTTAGAAATTCGAGCAGCATTGCATTGA